The Scophthalmus maximus strain ysfricsl-2021 chromosome 7, ASM2237912v1, whole genome shotgun sequence genome includes a window with the following:
- the LOC118314988 gene encoding zinc finger homeobox protein 3-like isoform X2 — protein MDSGEGGGGDGGGGEERDADLSPQALSLPLLTLADSSEQGSSSFTSAMAPAKEPLTLLQQEEGAEGSQAREESQGGEQKEGGRHSRENGVRQKQGMKEDFGEGYLSGQRKEEGEVHVREGEASVTGGLRAALSSRGREEEKEEEEAISNQSQTKSKCSLLPQRSQHSSSSSTAKASGTLDSKIDASPKPSPTSSPFPKPSPFLATSPKHFTSPSSSSALLCETEVNDIKGDQGSISEFPQSFKSQQSPLAFPLAGTEPASTLAEDDGPEGVSHSSISNGDGAKAPEPNDNQPDTEVDDERDKDGEQKEAVLKNLNQDLSSNSLTSHMTIMHSRNSCKTLKCPKCNWHYKSQHTLQVHMKEKHPETEGHCVCGASGGKCVCGGTTRGVCGYCHSGKPHPRLARGETYACGYKPYRCEVCDYATSSKGNLSIHMQSDKHLNNVQNGGHSNGHMHTPHVTNNSSSSNGHTVDEPAYKLPLSIPTPPTPPAKLTPPAHSHSHGKRWRCDVCDYETSIARNLRIHTTSEKHTHNMLRLQRGYYLSHCRSLAPQLKHLHNTGAELSLNMRLTSQQVAEQPVTLGSTLTPSPSPSPSPPPAPSLSPTGQLSQGMFQCLVCSCFSSDSLEIVEQHLNAPRSLPQSEWCSLVAGGCHCRLCGYTTPLRANFSLHCQTDRHRTRYQLTAHLQEGGDRGQEGVALIAKGNPVQLRCNLCDYVTSSLEKLRGHSLGSHHEAGVRVYRFLQQYDGEVDGGSWLFHCLLCNHSSSSKLQVLKHSQTPTHQQREGLLQLQPMGGEELAAIFTIRKSPDGVTGELSEDMETSSKTTTGLLETKDTCNLGAQQTSEEKEETRGEEREKRESLPSVKRPSSGCGEMENSIETKRPRIHQQNENQQTVQCPLCQVKVPYTHIRQHLSHVHSVAQDCVDKLISTATSSMEQPQPQLETELPTESCTDDTQKNKTAKNNNENCSHTADSMASIDSQKNKGISVENTEGDVAAPKDVTALLTPPLEENTTHPSNGRLAPQSPTQIPPSSPPNSPPSDPPSLSDRHGYRFRCSRCSLAFPTQEKLQLHWQYHAMRAATECPLCSRQCRSQEALQRHMQNTHSQLDNTQGQNTLLPLHTAQYMENSKSSVQQEFNLSPQVGQEAGEGEDDDIEEEELSMEEKEEQKEEAKIKEKGMVTEDGGGVEDLTEPEKGSHEEMIIETSSSSLVKKCSNPTMDRYLDPSRPYKCTICSESFTQKTILLVHFNSVSHLHRARRALQDSGTGAAAAEAPRGPDSRPYRCRLCGVGYSQSSTLDIHLRSVLHQTRARAAQNPAPQTPASSVAVPLTAPTTATHPAATREEISKSLPFTKRLDLASSSVSSLLEFGLPTKVQQTLSNPTDSQKTKKKVAELLASRNQLILIQQQQLAQAQAQAQAQLQQQTALLQSQMLQHLSFGQENLLKHFSLAPENLIALQQQLLLPFYLSGDMKLDMGLELGQFASANSIPTEYVKAEERTESPPQTDERQTQKQSSNSAVSQFKDHVQCEMKVEAVCSGSSINQREREHKNTCLEQEKEEIHDSTFKNENHKEESDSPSFNLLELQCPPPRVPYAAANGEPLRALLQSYGYELAMQYLQSRHRHQQQITTQMIPAEQQCSDLIKMVVCLEKEREEISEIGDSKMGGCNKDNKEVLVNGERDSLPPQKKPNKVEGSAKEGKTCCTGGEKCKDCGKLFSDALILKSHQEHIHRMLFPTAALETFSRKYRLQYDQMYPLTQSKFGENSTTCPQAAVTTPAPSMESEAPVEPVKPQVKTIALSPVPSVPDLVTKTSPTATDLPATAPSASSPPSPLQPQEFSQQEASIPGTSASATSQTTSPAKSIPLPLPKKPMLSLPLPHLSIPPLPLPKLPLPPIPFPMELPLLPPVMMQSVALQTQPWLDASVNPELAKLYQSQLKPALLGQPPQLSPALLSQTPQLSPALLGQPSQHSPIQTGPQPPVSPTILEQQQGKRTRTRISEEQLTVLRRHFDINSLPSDEDTNKMSALSGLPYKVIKHWFRNTLFKERQRDKDSPYNFNNPPTTSLEECREEVAHNQALTLSPCSLSPSLPANISPQHQTTDLQRGEPHRGRRSSRTRFTEQQLEALQGVFEATPYPREEEYDRLSALLSLPNRVIVVWFQNARQRARKYQDRGTDDGLEGKNQPDNIHRQKNGCFKNDDNDNEDNSFGDEGHGDSQNENSMDLTYEYYTHPDSPVLDSSTDCTESKHQTVKREPTPVTMKQEDKTISPHADKSPALVQTQNGISDADMQQKEIVTVMKMGSSLKLETKQLPENTLERSQPYSSSSSQNTIPTFQSMSQSSQGDRQSHSSDQACEKPVDPSPSLPSAPVSETSHTRLSDSTSGLSTETQPQNQLQLQTQAQFQCSVCPLSLPSFQLWQEHQTRHLLAAQSQVQLLHSGFTDRTMPYMMFHPNHTLMASQMLSGAMSQIHPNPTHSMISHLNSIQIKNTLSDHASNNLNSLSQSSLTPTKQSTKLISETSFEVQRGGRDMEEEHRRDKRQRTTITPEQLEVLYQRYSLDSNPTRGVLESIARDVGLTRRVVQVWFQNTRARERKGQFRSMGPGSSFSLGLNHLRCPFCRALFKVKSALDAHMRSRHWAEAERAGYNLSTGQMGMTVSSVMDRPGPSLSSNPIPNYGYVISNKELTGNPAVTSLSLTTDLNNQEEDDDYEEDDEEYPCEEGSSMADQASPSPEGSGGPSSDWGETQTLQQHHHHHHQQQRQRTQMSHFQVLQLRDFYRSHRTPNRHECEALGQELGLPHRVVQVWFQNARAKEKRARSLSSDSAEREQSELSAGAGERDRA, from the exons ATGGACAgcggtgagggaggaggaggggatggagggggaggagaggagagagatgctgACCTCAGTCCCCAGGctttatctcttcctctcctgacCCTGGCGGACTCTTCTGAGCAGGGGTCATCCTCTTTTACCTCAGCCATGGCCCCTGCCAAAGAGCCCCTGACCCTGCttcagcaggaggagggtgcAGAGGGGTCCCAGGCTAGAGAAGAGAGCCAGGGAGGTGAGCAGAAAGAAGGAGGACGGCATTCACGGGAGAATGGAGTACGTCAAAAGCAGGGGATGAAGGAAGACTTCGGGGAGGGATATTTGTCAGGgcaaaggaaggaagaaggggaggTGCATGTACGTGAGGGAGAGGCGTCAGTTACAGGGGGCCTCCGAGCAGCCCTtagcagcagaggcagagaggaggagaaggaagaggaggaggccatCTCAAACCAAAGCCAAACCAAATCCAAATGTTCTTTATTACCTCAACGGAGCCAGCACAGCTCTTCTTCCAGTACTGCAAAGGCCAGTGGCACACTCGACAGCAAAATAGACGCCTCTCCAAAGCCCTCCCCCACTTCTTCACCCTTTCCAAAGCCCTCCCCTTTTCTTGCCACCTCTCCAAAGCACTTCACCagtccgtcctcctcttctgcccTGTTGTGCGAGACAGAGGTAAATGACATTAAGGGAGATCAGGGCTCGATTTCTGAGTTTCCTCAGAGCTTTAAATCCCAGCAGTCTCCTCTGGCTTTTCCGCTGGCAGGTACGGAGCCTGCCAGCACACTTGCTGAGGATGATGGGCCGGAAGGGGTTTCTCACTCTTCCATTTCCAATGGAGATGGTGCCAAAGCTCCAGAACCAAATGATAACCAGCCGGACACAGAAGTGGACGatgagagagacaaagatggaGAACAGAAAGAAGCTGTCCTTAAAAACCTCAACCAAGACCTCTCTTCTAATTCACTGACCAGTCACATGACCATAATGCACTCACGCAATTCCTGCAAGACCCTGAAATGCCCCAAGTGTAACTGGCACTACAAGTCTCAGCATACACTACAAGTCCACATGAAAGAGAAACACCCAGAGACAGAggggcattgtgtgtgtggcGCCTCtggggggaagtgtgtgtgtggcggcacCACACGAGGTGTGTGCGGATATTGCCATTCGGGGAAACCCCATCCTCGCTTGGCCCGTGGTGAAACCTATGCCTGCGGCTACAAGCCGTACCGCTGTGAGGTGTGTGACTATGCTACCTCATCAAAAGGCAACCTCAGCATACACATGCAGTCGGATAAACACCTTAATAACGTTCAAAATGGGGGACACTCCAATGGTCACATGCACACTCCTCACGTtaccaacaacagcagctcctccaacGGTCACACGGTGGATGAGCCGGCATACAAGCTCCCACTCTCCATTCCTACCCCTCCTACACCGCCCGCCAAGCTCACACCACCTGCACACTCCCACTCTCATGGTAAGCGGTGGCGGTGTGATGTGTGCGACTATGAGACCAGCATTGCCCGCAACCTGCGCATACACACCACCAgcgagaaacacacacataacatgCTACGGCTCCAGAGAGGCTACTATCTGTCTCATTGCAGGAGCCTCGCTCCACAGCTTAAACACCTACACAACACAG GCGCTGAGCTCTCCTTGAACATGCGACTAACCAGTCAGCAAGTCGCAGAACAGCCAGTCACCCTTGGGTCTACCCtgactccttctccctccccatctccctctccccctccagccCCATCTCTGTCACCCACTGGACAGCTCTCTCAGGGCATGTTCCAATGCCTTGTCTGCTCCTGTTTTTCATCTGACAGCTTAGAGATTGTGGAGCAGCACTTAAACGCCCCTCGCTCCTTACCCCAGTCTGAGTGGTGCTCCCTGGTTGCCGGTGGCTGCCACTGCAGATTGTGCGGCTACACCACCCCACTGAGGGCTAACTTCTCCTTGCACTGCCAGACTGACAGACACCGCACCCGCTACCAGCTTACAGCTCACCTCCAGGAGGGTGGAGACAGGGGTCAGGAGGGGGTCGCCCTTATTGCTAAGGGAAACCCCGTCCAGCTGAGGTGCAACCTGTGTGACTACGTGACCAGCAGTTTGGAGAAGCTACGGGGACATTCCCTGGGTTCACACCATGAAGCCGGCGTCCGGGTTTACAGA TTCCTGCAGCAGTATGATGGTGAGGTGGATGGAGGTTCGTGGCTGTTCCATTGTCTCCTATGCAACCACTCCTCCTCATCGAAACTCCAAGTACTGAAACATAGCCAAACCCCGACCCACCAGCAGAGGGAAGGGCTTTTACAGCTGCAGCCGATGGGTGGAGAGGAGCTGGCAGCCATTTTTACCATCAGGAAAAGCCCTGATGGCGTCACAG GAGAACTCAGTGAGGATATGGAAACTTCCAGCAAGACCACCACTGGTCTTTTGGAAACCAAAGACACATGTAACTTGGGAGCGCAGCAGACTTCTGAGGAGAAAG AAGAAACtaggggggaggaaagagaaaagagggagtcATTACCCTCAGTCAAGCGTCCATCCTCTGGATGCGGGGAAATGGAGAACTCCATCGAAACCAAACGCCCCAGAATACACCAGCAAAATGAGAACCAGCAG ACTGTCCAGTGCCCTTTGTGCCAGGTTAAAGTCCCATACACTCACATTCGGCAGCATCTCTCACATGTGCACAGTGTGGCACAAGACTGTGTGGACAAGCTCATCAGCACA gcCACATCATCCATGGAACAACCGCAGCCACAACTGGAGACAGAACTACCGACAGAATCGTGCACAGATGATactcagaaaaataaaactgccaaGAATAACAATGAAAATTGTTCCCATACTGCTGATTCCATGGCCTCCATTgattcacagaaaaataaag GCATTTCAGTGGAAAACACTGAGGGAGATGTAGCCGCACCCAAAGATGTCACAGCTCTACTTACCCCACCCCTAGAAGAAAACACCACTCACCCTTCCAATGGCAGACTGGCTCCTCAGTCCCCAACTCaaatccccccctcctcaccaccCAACTCCCCACCTAGCGatcccccttccctctctgaTCGCCATGGTTACCGGTTCCGTTGCAGCAGGTGCAGCCTGGCGTTCCCCACTCAGGAGAAGCTTCAGCTGCACTGGCAGTACCATGCCATGAGGGCGGCGACAGAGTGCCCCCTCTGTTCTAGACAATGCCGTAGTCAGGAGGCCCTGCAGCGACacatgcagaacacacactcacaactgGACAACACACAGGGGCAGAATACACTCCTACCGCTTCACACTGCTCAATACATGGAGAATAGTAAGAGTTCTGTTCAGCAAGAGTTTAATTTATCACCTCAAGTGGGTCAAGAGgcaggagagggtgaggacgatgatatagaagaagaagaactaagcatggaggagaaggaggaacaaaaagaagaagctaaaatTAAGGAAAAGGGCATGGTAACTGAAGatggtggaggtgtggaggatTTAACTGAGCCAGAGAAAGGGTCACATGAGGAGATGATTATAGAAACAAGTTCCAGCTCTCTTGTCAAAAAGTGCTCTAACCCCACAATGGACCGCTATCTGGATCCATCCAGGCCCTATAAATGCACCATATGTTCAGAGTCTTTTACTCAGAAAACCATCCTCCTGGTCCATTTTAACTCGGTGTCCCACCTCCACAGGGCCAGACGAGCCCTGCAGGACTCTGGAACAggtgctgctgccgctgagGCTCCTCGTGGCCCAGACTCTAGACCCTATCGCTGCAGACTGTGTGGAGTAGGCTATAGCCAGAGCTCCACGCTGGACATACATCTTCGCTCTGTCCTTCATCAGACGAGAGCTCGTGCTGCCCAGAACCCAGCTCCACAAACCCCAGCATCTAGTGTAGCTGTTCCACTGACGGCCCCTACTACTGCTACTCACCCTGCTGCCACCAGAGAAGAAATATCCAAGAGTTTACCTTTCACCAAGAGGTTAGATTTAGCAAGCTCTTCAGTGTCTTCGCTATTAGAATTTGGCTTACCAACCAAGGTCCAACAAACCCTCTCTAACCCAACTGACAGCCAGAAGACGAAAAAGAAAGTGGCAGAGCTTCTAGCATCACGAAACCAGCTAATTCTgatacaacagcagcagttagcCCAGGCTCAGGCACAAGCCCAAGCCCagttacaacaacaaacagctcTGCTCCAGTCCCAGATGTTACAGCACCTTTCCTTTGGGCAAGAGAATCTCCTTAAACACTTCTCCCTTGCTCCAGAAAACTTGATCGCTCTGCAGCAACAACTTCTCCTGCCGTTTTACTTGTCAGGAGACATGAAACTTGACATGGGCCTAGAACTTGGTCAGTTTGCATCTGCCAACTCCATCCCAACAGAATATGTTAAGGCTGAAGAAAGAACTGAGTCCCCACCTCAAACCGATGAGAGACAAACCCAGAAACAAAGTTCAAACTCAGCTGTTAGCCAGTTTAAGGATCACGTACAGTGTGAGATGAAGGTTGAAGCAGTCTGCAGTGGATCCTCCATtaaccagagagaaagagaacacaaaaatacatgtcttgagcaagaaaaagaagaaattcacgattctacttttaaaaatgagaatCACAAGGAGGAAAGTGATTCCCCCTCATTTAATCTTCTTGAATTGCAGTGTCCTCCTCCCCGAGTGCCCTATGCTGCTGCAAATGGGGAGCCCCTTAGGGCCTTACTGCAGAGTTATGGCTATGAATTGGCAATGCAATATTTACAAAGTAGACacagacaccagcagcagatcACAACTCAAATGATACCTGCTGAACAACAGTGTTCTGATCTCATTAAGATGGTAGTGTGCttagagaaggaaagagaggagattAGTGAAATAGGGGATAGTAAGATGGGGGGTTGTAACAAGGATAACAAAGAAGTATTGGTTAATGGTGAGAGAGATAGCTTGCCACCACAGAAAAAACCGAACAAAGTTGAAGGATCAGCAAAGGAAGGGAAAACATGCTgcacaggaggagaaaaatgtaAAGACTGTGGCAAGTTATTTTCAGATGCcttgattttaaaaagccacCAAGAACACATTCACAGGATGCTATTTCCCACTGCTGCACTGGAGACGTTTTCCAGAAAATACAGGCTGCAGTATGACCAGATGTACCCCCTCACACAGTCTAAATTTGGGGAGAATTCCACTACTTGCCCCCAAGCTGCAGTCACAACCCCAGCCCCATCCATGGAATCAGAAGCACCAGTAGAGCCAGTTAAACCTCAAGTTAAAACCATTGCACTCTCACCTGTGCCCTCAGTTCCAGATCTTGTAACTAAAACATCCCCTACAGCTACGGACCTACCAGCAACTGCCCCTTCggcttcttcacctccatcTCCCTTGCAACCTCAAGAATTTTCACAACAGGAGGCATCCATCCCAGGTACATCTGCTTCAGCTACTTCTCAAACCACATCCCCAGCTAAGTCCATACCCCTTCCCTTACCTAAAAAACCTATGCTCTCTCTGCCCTTGCCCCACCTTTCTATACCCCCACTGCCTTTACCTAAGCTTCCTCTACCCCCCATTCCTTTCCCCATGGAGCTACCTCTCCTTCCCCCAGTTATGATGCAGTCTGTGGCTCTCCAGACCCAACCTTGGTTAGACGCAAGTGTGAATCCTGAACTGGCAAAACTTTACCAATCCCAACTCAAGCCAGCACTGCTGGGGCAACCACCACAGCTTAGTCCAGCTTTGTTAAGTCAGACTCCACAACTCAGTCCTGCATTGCTAGGTCAACCATCCCAACATAGCCCAATCCAAACAGGACCGCAACCTCCAGTCAGCCCAACAATACTTGAACAGCAGCAGGGTAAGAGAACACGAACCCGAATCTCTGAGGAGCAACTGACTGTTCTGAGGAGACACTTTGATATTAACAGCCTCCCCAGTGATGAAGACACCAACAAAATGTCTGCTCTGTCTGGTCTGCCTTACAAAGTCATCAAGCACTGGTTCCGCAACACCCTATTTAAAGAGCGCCAGAGAGACAAGGATTCCCCTTATAATTTTAATAATCCCCCAACCACATCCCTAGAGGAGTGCAGAGAGGAAGTAGCACACAACCAAGCTCTGACACTTTCTCCATGTTCACTGTCCCCAAGCCTCCCAGCCAACATCTCCCCACAGCACCAAACAACTGATCTCCAGAGAGGAGAGCCCCATAGGGGTCGACGCTCTTCTCGAACCCGCTTCACAGAGCAACAGCTGGAGGCCCTGCAGGGGGTGTTTGAGGCCACTCCCTACCCCAGAGAGGAAGAATATGACAGATTATCTGCACTGTTGTCTCTCCCGAACAGAGTCATTGTTGTATGGTTCCAAAATGCTAGACAGAGGGCTCGCAAATATCAAGACCGGGGGACAGATGATGGATTGGAGGGGAAGAACCAGCCTGACAAcattcacagacagaaaaatggaTGCTTTAagaatgatgataatgataatgaggATAACAGCTTTGGGGATGAAGGACACGGTGACTCTCAGAACGAAAACTCCATGGATCTGACTTATGAATATTACACACATCCTGACTCACCTGTCCTTGATTCTTCCACTGACTGCACAGAAAGTAAGCATCAAACAGTAAAAAGAGAACCAACACCTGTAACCATGAAACAAGAAGATAAAACGATCTCGCCTCATGCTGACAAGTCTCCAGCTCTGGTTCAAACTCAAAATGGAATTTCAGATGCTGACATGCAGCAGAAGGAAATTGTTACAGTGATGAAAATGGGCTCCTCTTTAAAACTCGAGACCAAGCAGCTGCCAGAAAATACTCTAGAAAGATCCCAGccttactcctcctcttcttcacaaaATACAATACCCACTTTCCAGTCTATGTCTCAGTCCAGCCAGGGGGATAGACAAAGTCATTCTTCTGATCAAGCTTGTGAAAAGCCTGTTGATCCATCTCCCAGCCTCCCTTCTGCTCCAGTGTCTGAAACAAGCCACACACGACTGTCTGATTCCACATCTGGCCTATCCACAGAAACTCAGCCACAAAACCAGCTGCAACTCCAAACCCAGGCTCAGTTCCAGTGCAGTGTCTGTCCACTGTCCTTACCATCATTCCAGCTGTGGCAAGAGCATCAGACCAGGCACCTCCTGGCAGCTCAGTCCCAGGTACAACTCCTCCACTCTGGCTTCACAGACCGAACCATGCCTTACATGATGTTCCACCCCAACCACACCCTGATGGCCAGTCAAATGCTTTCAGGTGCTATGTCCCAGATTCACCCTAATCCCACACATTCTAtgatttcacatttaaacagcATACAAATTAAGAACACACTCTCTGATCATGCAAGTAATAACCTCAACAGCCTCTCTCAAAGTTCCCTGACACCTACCAAACAGAGTACAAAGCTTATATCAGAAACCAGTTTTGAAGTCCAGAGGGGTGGTagagacatggaggaggagcacAGAAGGGATAAGCGTCAGAGAACCACCATCACCCCAGAGCAACTTGAAGTGTTGTATCAGCGCTACAGCTTGGACTCAAACCCCACCAGAGGAGTCCTGGAAAGCATTGCACGAGATGTGGGCCTAACAAGACGTGTGGTTCAG GTCTGGTTCCAGAATACacgagccagagagagaaaaggacagtTCCGGTCAATGGGGCCAGGATCCAGCTTCAGCTTGGGTTTGAACCACCTGCGCTGCCCATTCTGCAGGGCTCTGTTCAAGGTTAAGAGTGCTCTGGATGCCCATATGAGATCACGTCACTGGGCAGAGGCTGAAAGAGCAGGCTACAACTTATCAACTGGGCAGATGGGGATGACTGTGTCGTCTGTCATGGACAGACCAGGCCCATCACTCTCCTCCAACCCTATCCCAAACTATGGCTATGTCATCAGCAACAAAGAGTTAACTGGGAACCCAGCTGTGACCTCTTTGTCTTTAACCACTGATCTGAACAAccaagaggaggatgatgactatgaggaagatgatgaagagtACCCATGTGAGGAGGGTTCCAGTATGGCTGACCAAGCGTCTCCTAGTCCTGAGGGATCTGGGGGTCCAAGCTCTGATTGGGGTGAGACACAAACTTTGcagcaacaccaccaccaccatcatcagcagcagcgccaGAGGACACAGATGAGCCACTTCCAGGTACTGCAGCTCAGAGACTTCTACAGGAGCCATCGTACACCCAACCGACACGAGTGCGAGGCACTGGGCCAGGAATTGGGACTGCCTCACCGCGTGGTGCAG gTGTGGTTCCAGAATGCCAGAGCCAAGGAGAAGAGGGCCAGGAGCCTAAGCTCTGActctgcagagagggagcagtCCGAGCTGTCCGCAGGggcaggggagagagacagagcttAA